GCCCGCCGCTTCGCCCGCGAGTGCCTGGGCGCCCGCGTGCGGTTCGACCCCGTCCGACGACCCGGCCCACCGGACAGACGACCCCGGCCCGCCAGATAGGAGAGCGCCGTGCAGTGCCTGCTGTTCCCCGGCCAGGGCGTGCAGCGCAAGGGGATGGGCGCGGAGTTGTTCTCCCGCCACCCCGAGGCGACCGCCCTCGCCGACGACGTCCTCGGCTACTCGATCGAGGAGCTGTGCGTCCGCGACCCCGGCCGCCGGCTGCGCGACACCCGTTACGCGCAGCCCGCGGTGTTCTTCGTCAACGCCCTGCTGGGCGTCGAGCGCCTGGCCGAGCGGAGGTACGACTACTTCGCCGGGCACAGCCTCGGCGAGTACAACGCGCTGGTCGCCGCCGGGGTCCTCGACCTGGTCGACGGCCTGCGGCTGGTCGAGCGCCGCGCCGAGCTGATGTCGGCGATCACGGGCGGCGGCATGTCCGCGGTGCAGGGCGTGCCCGCCGCGTTCGTGCGCCGCGCGCTGGCCGAGACCGGCCTGTCGAACGTGTTCGTGGCCAACCTCAACGCCGACACCCAGACCACCATCGCGGGCGACCGCGCGGAGCTGGCCGTCGCGGGCAAGGCGATCGCCGCGCTGCCCGGCGCGCGGGTCGTGCCGATCAACGTCAGCGGGCCGTTCCACACCCCGCTGATGGCGCCGGCCGAGGCGGAGTTCCGCGCCGCGCTGGCCGGCTTCACCTTCGGGCCGGCCGTCACGCCCGTGGTCTCCAGCGTCACCGGCGAGCCGTTCGACGGCCCGGACCTGCTCGCCCGCCAGCTGTCGGCGCCGGTCGAGTGGGTGCGCGCCGTCACCACCCTGCGCGCCGCCGGGGTGACGGAGTTCGACGAGGTCAACGGTCAGACGCTGACCTCGCTGGTCAACAAGGTCCACTGAGCCATCAAGGTCCACTGAGGGGACATCGGCATGAACACGGACATCGCGGTGATCGGTCTCTCGGTGGACGTGCCGGGAGCGGGCGACCTGGACGCCTTCTGGCAGGTCGTCAGCACCGGCGCGAGCATGAGCCGCCCGTTCCCGCCCGACCGGCGGGACAAGCTGGAGCAGTACGTCCACTACCTGCGCGCCACCGCCATCGACCCGCTGGACGAGCCGGACGTGGAGTACCACAACGGCTACTTCCTCGACCGCGTCGACCACTTCGACCACGCCGCGTTCGGCATGAATCCGCGGCAGGCGGCGCTGACCGACCCGCACCACCGCATGGTGCTGCGCGCGATGTACCTGGCGTTCGAGGACGCGGGCTACACCCTCGACCGGCTGCGCGGCACCCGCACGGGCGTGTTCGTCGGCTTCGCGGTCAACCCCGGCTCCACGTACCTGGACTACATCAGCCGGGTCGACCCGTCCGTGGGCCAGCAGGCCATCACGGGCAACATCCCGGTGATGCTGGCCAACCGCATCTCCCACCTGCTGGACCTGCGCGGCCCCAGCATGGTCGTGGACACGGCGTGCTCGGCCACGCTGGTCGCGGTGCACC
This DNA window, taken from Saccharothrix variisporea, encodes the following:
- a CDS encoding ACP S-malonyltransferase: MQCLLFPGQGVQRKGMGAELFSRHPEATALADDVLGYSIEELCVRDPGRRLRDTRYAQPAVFFVNALLGVERLAERRYDYFAGHSLGEYNALVAAGVLDLVDGLRLVERRAELMSAITGGGMSAVQGVPAAFVRRALAETGLSNVFVANLNADTQTTIAGDRAELAVAGKAIAALPGARVVPINVSGPFHTPLMAPAEAEFRAALAGFTFGPAVTPVVSSVTGEPFDGPDLLARQLSAPVEWVRAVTTLRAAGVTEFDEVNGQTLTSLVNKVH